The Prochlorococcus sp. MIT 1300 genome has a window encoding:
- the folD gene encoding bifunctional methylenetetrahydrofolate dehydrogenase/methenyltetrahydrofolate cyclohydrolase FolD, producing MPLRLDGKKLAEKIEKRLYSRISVGLEHVRRPPGLAVLRIGDDPASAVYVSNKAKACKRIGISSFVSHLPPDSSQEDLVKKIHQLNADERVDGILLQLPLPKGIQESALLAEIDPEKDADGLHALNLGKLLKGEPGPRSCTPAGVMALLAHNQIPLAGQRAVVVGRSILVGQPMALMLQAANATVTVAHSKTRDLVKLTKQADLLIVAAGQPLLIGSEYVKSGATVVDVGIHRLAGESTTGGKNKASLCGDVRFEEVSKVASAITPVPGGVGPMTVTMLLVNTVMRWQDHCGLSFSLSDLVP from the coding sequence ATGCCCCTAAGGCTTGATGGAAAGAAACTAGCCGAGAAAATCGAGAAAAGGCTTTATTCCAGAATTTCAGTTGGTCTTGAACATGTTAGAAGGCCTCCTGGTTTGGCCGTGCTGAGAATTGGAGATGACCCTGCCAGTGCTGTTTATGTTTCGAACAAGGCGAAGGCCTGTAAGCGAATTGGCATTAGTAGCTTTGTTAGTCATCTTCCGCCGGATTCATCTCAAGAAGATTTAGTGAAAAAGATCCATCAATTAAATGCTGATGAGAGGGTTGATGGGATTTTGCTGCAGTTACCTTTGCCTAAAGGTATTCAAGAAAGTGCTTTGTTGGCAGAAATTGATCCTGAAAAGGATGCTGATGGCCTTCATGCGCTCAACTTGGGGAAATTACTTAAAGGTGAACCAGGCCCACGTTCTTGTACCCCTGCAGGTGTAATGGCTTTACTTGCTCACAATCAAATACCTTTGGCTGGTCAAAGAGCAGTAGTAGTAGGCAGAAGCATCTTGGTTGGCCAGCCTATGGCTCTAATGCTGCAGGCTGCAAATGCGACCGTGACAGTTGCTCATTCCAAAACTAGGGATTTGGTTAAATTGACCAAACAAGCTGATTTATTGATAGTTGCCGCAGGACAACCTTTGTTGATTGGTTCTGAGTATGTGAAATCTGGTGCAACAGTTGTGGATGTTGGGATTCATCGTCTTGCTGGAGAATCAACTACTGGGGGCAAAAACAAGGCAAGTCTCTGTGGAGATGTTCGATTTGAAGAGGTATCCAAAGTTGCTAGTGCTATTACTCCTGTTCCTGGTGGAGTAGGACCTATGACAGTTACTATGTTGCTTGTTAACACCGTTATGAGGTGGCAAGACCATTGCGGTTTGTCCTTCTCATTGAGCGATTTAGTTCCTTAA
- the crtE gene encoding geranylgeranyl diphosphate synthase CrtE has translation MVAVVSSSFDFSAYLAKAKARVESALDQSLGPERPEQLRESMRYSLLAGGKRLRPILCLAACELAGGDPEKAISTAVAVEMIHTMSLIHDDLPAMDNDDLRRGRPTNHKVYGDALAILAGDALLTRAFEMVSLRTQGVPAERLLKVVGELSLVAGAPGLVGGQVVDIESEGKEVDLETLEFIHLHKTGALLKACVISGALIGGADEELLKALRTYAKGIGLAFQIIDDILDVTASSEVLGKTAGKDLLADKTTYPKLLGLEESRRRADELVSKAKDVLKPWEQSASPLLALADYITNRDR, from the coding sequence ATGGTGGCAGTGGTCAGCAGTTCATTCGACTTCTCCGCCTACTTGGCAAAAGCCAAGGCTCGCGTTGAAAGTGCATTAGATCAATCTCTTGGACCTGAAAGGCCAGAGCAGCTCAGAGAGTCAATGCGATATTCGTTGCTTGCTGGAGGAAAGAGGCTTAGGCCAATTCTTTGTTTAGCTGCATGTGAACTTGCCGGAGGGGACCCTGAAAAGGCCATCTCTACAGCTGTTGCTGTAGAGATGATTCACACAATGTCCTTGATTCATGATGATTTGCCGGCCATGGACAATGATGATTTGCGAAGGGGGCGCCCAACAAATCACAAGGTTTATGGGGATGCTCTTGCGATACTTGCTGGGGATGCTCTGCTCACTAGAGCTTTTGAGATGGTTTCTCTTCGCACTCAAGGAGTTCCCGCTGAAAGGCTTTTAAAGGTTGTAGGAGAATTATCCTTGGTCGCAGGAGCTCCAGGTTTGGTTGGAGGGCAAGTAGTAGATATTGAGAGTGAAGGAAAAGAGGTTGATCTTGAAACTTTGGAATTTATTCATTTGCATAAAACAGGTGCTCTTTTAAAGGCATGTGTTATTAGCGGGGCTCTTATAGGTGGAGCTGATGAAGAACTGCTTAAAGCCTTGAGGACTTATGCAAAAGGTATAGGCCTAGCATTTCAAATAATTGATGACATCCTTGATGTAACTGCTAGTAGTGAGGTCTTAGGCAAAACAGCCGGCAAGGATCTTCTTGCCGATAAAACGACTTATCCGAAACTCCTTGGGCTTGAAGAATCTCGCCGAAGAGCTGATGAACTTGTTTCTAAGGCCAAGGATGTTCTTAAGCCATGGGAGCAATCTGCCTCTCCTTTATTGGCTCTCGCTGACTACATTACAAATCGAGATAGATGA
- a CDS encoding glucose-6-phosphate dehydrogenase assembly protein OpcA — MSPQLTLQSPLELPPDEIPKYLDQLWSKDHLENNGANTFCLLIWQPAWLEQHLVRTGLIPGPIIGTNRQDLIEASRKVILERELPHSTAALDIKVNAELESLEDINKPEDLRGQHIDSAISALEPRRLITLAPTLQKSEGLKSLVAAYCPLPEETNTKTACGDVVVLRGHQTSLKKGLGILQPLLPDDLPSWVWWNGSLDESPDLLKDLALPHRRIIIDTALGNPLNCMRFLKQRIEEGQAINDLNWLRLRTWRETLAMVFDPPDKRNALNNIVQIDIDIEGDNYVQGVLFAAWMADRLNWQLKNCQREVGIEIISAEFTRPDGNPVTIKIIPLPIGKPSIHPGQVVGIRMICNPNLNPSKKMCVILASQSGECMRLESGGMANMELLEEVVPIPITAVEADVARLLRTSRGSTSPLLSSAAPIGAELINLALANK, encoded by the coding sequence ATGTCTCCCCAACTAACCCTCCAATCCCCTCTTGAACTTCCACCTGATGAGATTCCCAAATATTTAGATCAACTTTGGTCAAAAGATCACCTTGAAAATAATGGTGCAAATACTTTCTGCTTGCTCATTTGGCAACCCGCATGGCTAGAACAACATCTTGTAAGAACGGGCCTCATCCCAGGGCCAATAATTGGTACAAATCGCCAAGACCTCATAGAGGCGTCCCGCAAAGTGATTTTGGAAAGAGAGTTGCCTCATAGCACCGCAGCTCTAGACATAAAAGTCAATGCAGAGCTAGAAAGTCTTGAAGATATAAACAAGCCTGAAGACCTGCGTGGTCAGCATATTGATTCAGCAATCAGCGCTCTAGAGCCCAGGCGCCTAATTACGCTTGCCCCAACCCTTCAAAAAAGTGAGGGTTTAAAAAGTCTTGTAGCTGCTTATTGCCCTCTACCAGAAGAAACAAATACCAAAACAGCATGTGGCGATGTTGTAGTTCTGCGAGGACATCAAACCTCGCTAAAAAAAGGATTGGGGATTCTGCAACCACTTTTGCCTGATGACTTGCCATCATGGGTTTGGTGGAATGGCAGTTTGGATGAATCACCTGATCTTCTGAAAGATCTAGCCCTACCGCATAGAAGAATAATTATTGATACTGCATTAGGAAATCCTTTGAATTGTATGCGATTCCTAAAACAACGGATTGAAGAAGGCCAAGCCATAAATGATCTGAATTGGTTGCGCTTAAGAACTTGGAGAGAAACTTTGGCAATGGTTTTTGATCCACCAGATAAACGAAATGCCCTAAATAATATTGTTCAGATTGATATTGATATTGAAGGTGATAACTATGTGCAAGGCGTCTTATTTGCAGCCTGGATGGCTGATCGACTTAATTGGCAACTGAAAAATTGTCAAAGAGAAGTAGGCATAGAAATAATCTCAGCTGAGTTCACACGTCCTGATGGAAACCCAGTGACTATAAAAATAATTCCATTGCCCATAGGTAAACCAAGTATTCATCCTGGACAAGTTGTTGGCATAAGAATGATCTGTAATCCAAATCTAAATCCAAGCAAAAAGATGTGCGTAATACTTGCATCCCAGTCTGGAGAATGCATGAGACTTGAGTCTGGCGGCATGGCAAATATGGAACTTCTTGAAGAAGTTGTGCCGATCCCGATCACAGCTGTAGAGGCTGATGTAGCTAGACTACTAAGAACTAGTAGAGGATCCACAAGTCCCCTGCTTTCGAGTGCCGCACCTATTGGAGCTGAGTTAATTAACTTGGCTTTAGCTAATAAATGA
- a CDS encoding divergent PAP2 family protein, which yields MTLNDSSILEILDNGVLAWALAACGIAQLLKLVFEIVKYQRWRPQVLLETGGMPSSHSALVTGTAAGVGLELGFSHPAFAIASTVAFVVMYDASGIRRAAGVTAARVNLISSEINKEFAESQLKENLGHSRLEVFVGSLVGPAVVFPGMLFIGTPLDLLRSIGLS from the coding sequence ATGACCTTAAACGACAGTTCAATTTTGGAAATCTTGGACAATGGAGTTTTAGCCTGGGCTCTAGCCGCATGTGGTATTGCACAATTATTGAAGTTAGTTTTTGAAATAGTTAAATATCAACGTTGGCGGCCACAGGTTTTATTGGAGACTGGTGGAATGCCTTCGAGTCACTCAGCACTTGTTACAGGAACTGCTGCAGGTGTGGGATTAGAACTTGGTTTTAGTCATCCTGCTTTTGCTATTGCCTCTACAGTTGCTTTTGTTGTTATGTATGACGCAAGCGGGATCAGGCGAGCTGCTGGCGTGACTGCAGCGCGGGTAAATTTAATATCTTCAGAAATAAATAAAGAGTTTGCTGAAAGTCAACTTAAAGAAAATCTTGGCCACTCCCGTTTAGAAGTTTTTGTAGGGAGTTTGGTAGGTCCAGCAGTGGTTTTCCCTGGAATGCTTTTCATAGGAACACCACTTGATCTTCTCAGGTCGATAGGCTTGTCTTAA
- a CDS encoding cobyrinate a,c-diamide synthase, which translates to MACVIAAPSSGSGKTMVSLALSAWAKTKGINIQTFKVGPDYLDPQQLTATSGRPCRNLDLQLSGPEWVRKSFRAFGGAAELTLIEGVMGLFDGIGSTQKASTADLAKSLNLPIVLVIDSRGQAASIAALVKGFFEHDPKLEFAGVILNKINSQRHKQLLEEVLRPIQVKVLGCLPEDQSLRIPSGNLGLSPAHEEQDFKSKIQSWAIFAESYLNMTEFKRLLQSPKPYKNPIPELFINENQITPLRPLSIAVAQDEAFHFRYPETRECLEALGIESIPWKILADELIPKGVHGILIPGGFPEEHAARISQSLNSLSHLKKSFGKIPIYAECGGMLLLGESITDQNGIDHPMANLLPFKAKKGRLKVGYRNIYVSTNGLITRSGDCLIGHEYHRWELTNKASKDKNSSKQLLLPETKILAPAWEVQGWKVPRRKEGWSNKNLHASWIHLHWASCPKIPIRWRSSLEKSV; encoded by the coding sequence ATGGCGTGCGTAATAGCGGCACCATCAAGTGGTAGCGGTAAAACTATGGTTAGCCTTGCCTTATCTGCATGGGCCAAAACTAAAGGTATAAATATTCAGACTTTTAAAGTAGGTCCTGATTATCTAGACCCTCAACAATTAACTGCCACCTCTGGGAGACCCTGTAGAAATTTAGACCTTCAACTAAGTGGTCCTGAATGGGTGAGAAAAAGTTTTCGTGCATTTGGAGGGGCTGCTGAGCTTACCCTCATTGAAGGCGTGATGGGTTTATTTGATGGCATTGGCTCAACTCAAAAAGCAAGCACCGCAGATCTAGCTAAATCATTAAATTTACCAATTGTACTAGTAATAGATTCGCGTGGGCAAGCCGCATCAATAGCTGCACTGGTAAAGGGTTTCTTTGAACATGATCCAAAATTAGAATTTGCGGGAGTAATCCTAAATAAAATCAATAGTCAAAGGCACAAACAATTACTAGAAGAAGTACTTAGACCCATTCAAGTAAAAGTATTAGGTTGTTTACCAGAAGACCAAAGCTTACGAATTCCCAGTGGAAACCTTGGTTTATCACCAGCCCATGAAGAGCAAGATTTTAAATCAAAAATACAGTCCTGGGCAATATTCGCAGAATCATATTTGAACATGACTGAATTCAAAAGATTACTTCAGTCGCCTAAACCTTATAAGAATCCAATTCCAGAACTATTTATAAATGAGAATCAAATAACACCTTTAAGGCCACTATCAATAGCTGTTGCACAAGATGAGGCATTTCACTTCCGTTATCCAGAAACAAGAGAATGCCTTGAAGCCCTAGGAATAGAATCTATTCCATGGAAAATCTTGGCCGATGAGTTGATTCCTAAAGGTGTCCATGGAATACTAATTCCTGGAGGTTTTCCTGAAGAACATGCTGCCAGAATAAGTCAATCTTTAAATAGCTTATCCCATTTAAAGAAATCATTTGGCAAAATACCAATTTATGCTGAATGTGGAGGAATGTTGCTGCTTGGAGAAAGCATTACTGACCAAAATGGAATTGACCATCCAATGGCAAATCTACTCCCGTTTAAAGCAAAAAAAGGAAGGCTAAAAGTAGGCTATAGAAATATCTATGTAAGCACCAACGGCCTTATTACAAGATCAGGAGATTGTCTAATTGGTCATGAATACCATCGTTGGGAACTAACTAATAAAGCCTCTAAAGATAAAAATAGCTCCAAGCAATTATTACTCCCAGAAACAAAGATTTTAGCGCCCGCCTGGGAGGTTCAAGGCTGGAAAGTACCTAGACGAAAAGAAGGTTGGTCAAACAAAAATCTCCATGCAAGTTGGATACACCTACATTGGGCAAGTTGTCCTAAAATTCCTATTAGATGGCGAAGTTCTTTAGAGAAGAGTGTCTAA
- the zwf gene encoding glucose-6-phosphate dehydrogenase, protein MSMPITNPLRIGLRQERVIPPQCLVIFGASGDLTQRKLVPALFELFNQRRLPSEFALLGCARRPWTDKEFRARMKAALGPIADKDPIAFDQFIQSIFYEPVDLQKPETIEKLKIRLDEIDRIRATHGNRTYYLSVSPNFYGSGCRALSAAGLLNDPKRSRIVIEKPFGRDYSSAQSLNRLVQNCAQESQVFRIDHYLGKETVQNILVMRFANTIFEPIWNRNYISSIQITAAETVGVEDRAGYYETSGALRDMVQNHLTQMLAITAMEPPGHFDPEAIRNEKSKVLQAAQLANEYEPWKCCIRGQYGPGGNQKHPLTGYREESGVDPNSTTETYVAMKLFINNWRWQGVPFYIRTGKRLAKRLSEIVLTFRDAPVHLFDSAGGSPTSNQLILRIQPNEGAEFHFEVKSPGSGMRSRPVEMEFSYEDSFGEPSDEGYVRLLADAMLGDPTLFTRSDEVEAAWRLYTPILQLIENSPWQLPIHRYESRTWGPTAADDLLAKDELLWRRP, encoded by the coding sequence ATGAGCATGCCGATCACCAACCCTTTAAGGATTGGTCTTCGTCAAGAAAGAGTCATTCCTCCCCAATGCCTAGTGATATTTGGGGCAAGTGGCGATTTAACTCAAAGGAAGTTAGTTCCTGCACTTTTCGAACTTTTCAACCAAAGAAGGCTGCCAAGCGAGTTTGCATTACTTGGATGTGCAAGGCGACCGTGGACCGACAAAGAGTTTCGGGCTCGAATGAAGGCTGCTCTCGGTCCAATTGCTGATAAGGATCCAATTGCATTTGACCAATTCATTCAGAGCATTTTTTATGAACCAGTTGATCTACAAAAGCCTGAAACCATTGAAAAGCTAAAAATTCGGCTTGATGAGATTGATCGAATCCGAGCGACACATGGGAATAGAACCTATTACCTTTCAGTCTCTCCAAACTTTTATGGGAGCGGCTGCAGGGCCCTTTCCGCGGCAGGACTACTCAACGATCCAAAACGGAGCAGAATAGTAATTGAAAAGCCCTTTGGAAGAGATTATTCAAGCGCTCAATCATTAAATCGATTAGTACAAAATTGTGCTCAAGAAAGTCAGGTCTTTCGAATTGATCACTATCTAGGGAAGGAAACAGTACAAAATATTCTTGTAATGAGATTTGCAAACACAATCTTTGAACCAATTTGGAATCGAAACTATATCTCGAGTATTCAAATCACCGCAGCAGAAACAGTAGGAGTTGAAGACCGTGCAGGTTACTACGAAACTTCTGGTGCCTTACGAGACATGGTCCAAAACCATCTCACACAAATGCTTGCGATTACGGCAATGGAACCCCCTGGGCATTTTGATCCAGAGGCAATAAGAAATGAAAAGTCAAAAGTTCTACAAGCTGCACAACTTGCAAATGAATATGAACCATGGAAATGCTGTATTCGTGGACAATATGGACCTGGTGGTAATCAAAAACATCCCCTAACTGGATATAGAGAAGAATCTGGTGTTGACCCAAATAGCACAACAGAAACATATGTAGCCATGAAACTTTTCATAAATAACTGGAGATGGCAAGGAGTACCTTTTTACATAAGGACAGGAAAACGTCTCGCGAAACGACTTAGTGAAATTGTTCTAACTTTCAGAGATGCTCCAGTTCACTTGTTTGATTCAGCGGGGGGAAGTCCTACTTCGAATCAACTAATTCTTAGGATTCAGCCAAATGAAGGGGCAGAATTTCATTTTGAAGTCAAATCCCCCGGATCTGGCATGAGAAGCAGGCCTGTGGAAATGGAGTTTTCCTATGAAGACTCTTTCGGCGAGCCTTCTGACGAAGGTTATGTACGCCTTCTAGCAGATGCAATGCTCGGAGACCCTACCCTTTTCACACGTAGCGATGAAGTGGAAGCCGCTTGGAGGCTTTACACCCCAATTCTTCAACTAATTGAGAACAGTCCATGGCAATTACCCATCCATAGATATGAATCTCGAACATGGGGGCCAACGGCAGCCGATGATTTACTCGCAAAAGATGAGCTTCTTTGGAGAAGACCTTGA
- a CDS encoding ATP-dependent DNA helicase, producing the protein MKVKSINSVPLELTFDQQQALVLFSKWLEDTNSSIPFVLSGFAGSGKTFLSTRFLQMVEDSGLCWTVAAPTHKAVGVLRQSLVSENLWPTWHPSTIHRLLRLKLKRKGDLEVCEKTDLTPNSLENLQLVLVDEASMIDSTLLEIALECAQPFSTRLVFVGDPAQLPPVDEDASPIFSMRRAITFELKKVVRHAGPVLKLASAVRDGSFACTSPPSEVVVNNLDGVVGSLEKNNWLKKAQEALSLSAKNDNPDEARILCYTNRCLEGLVPIARRAIHGEMADQLPVLPGEVLITRKAVMAGASREEGEVGEAPDMVLGSNREMVVLDVTPEKFNLAEIGLALHDNWTPPCIDTLQLEVRSGELELSLRLLPSIGTEGRAILDATLNRLKNQAKEVGKSEGRVFWRQFFQVRDAFASLGPAAVLTVHRSQGSSFDNVFVASDVFWPKDLTLRKQLLYVAVSRARKSVWLWGTYQDSARNNSWEEQLL; encoded by the coding sequence GTGAAGGTTAAATCAATTAATTCTGTTCCGTTAGAACTGACCTTTGATCAGCAGCAGGCGCTAGTTTTATTTAGTAAATGGCTTGAAGACACTAATAGCAGTATCCCTTTTGTACTTAGTGGATTTGCAGGAAGTGGGAAGACCTTTCTTTCAACAAGGTTTCTTCAAATGGTTGAAGATTCTGGACTTTGTTGGACCGTAGCAGCTCCAACTCATAAAGCAGTTGGCGTTTTGCGGCAATCTCTTGTGTCTGAAAATCTTTGGCCAACTTGGCATCCTTCAACGATCCATAGACTCCTTCGCCTAAAGCTTAAACGCAAGGGTGATTTGGAAGTTTGTGAAAAGACTGATTTAACACCTAATTCTCTGGAGAACCTGCAATTAGTTCTTGTTGATGAAGCTTCCATGATTGATAGCACCTTGTTAGAGATAGCTCTTGAGTGTGCACAACCATTTTCCACGAGACTTGTTTTTGTGGGAGATCCGGCGCAGTTGCCTCCTGTTGACGAAGATGCAAGCCCAATCTTTTCAATGCGAAGGGCAATTACTTTTGAGTTAAAAAAAGTAGTTCGACATGCAGGACCCGTATTGAAATTGGCAAGCGCTGTCCGAGATGGAAGTTTTGCATGCACATCACCACCAAGCGAGGTTGTTGTTAATAATTTAGATGGTGTTGTTGGCTCTTTGGAAAAGAACAACTGGTTGAAAAAAGCCCAAGAAGCTTTAAGTCTTTCAGCGAAAAATGATAACCCAGATGAAGCAAGAATTCTTTGCTACACCAATCGCTGTTTAGAAGGATTAGTGCCAATTGCACGTAGAGCAATTCATGGGGAGATGGCAGATCAATTACCTGTTTTGCCAGGAGAAGTGTTAATTACTCGAAAAGCAGTTATGGCTGGTGCCTCACGTGAAGAAGGAGAGGTTGGTGAAGCACCAGACATGGTTCTTGGATCTAATCGTGAGATGGTTGTTTTAGATGTAACCCCAGAGAAATTTAACTTAGCGGAAATCGGACTTGCTCTTCATGATAATTGGACTCCACCATGTATTGATACTTTGCAATTGGAAGTCCGTTCTGGTGAGCTGGAATTGTCACTTCGCCTTTTACCTTCGATAGGCACTGAGGGGAGGGCAATTCTTGATGCGACTCTTAATAGGTTGAAAAATCAGGCTAAAGAAGTAGGGAAAAGTGAAGGCAGAGTATTTTGGCGTCAATTCTTTCAAGTTAGGGATGCTTTCGCCTCATTAGGACCTGCAGCTGTTTTAACAGTTCATAGAAGTCAAGGGAGTAGTTTTGATAATGTATTTGTTGCTTCAGATGTTTTCTGGCCAAAAGATCTTACCTTAAGAAAGCAGCTTTTATATGTGGCAGTAAGTAGAGCCAGGAAATCTGTTTGGCTATGGGGTACTTATCAAGATTCAGCTAGAAATAATTCATGGGAAGAGCAGCTTTTATAA
- a CDS encoding FAD-binding oxidoreductase, with protein MAYSQATVVIGGLLHVPIIIGVFWLFQSYVAKRSGSGSTTNARPSTSAAKVTASGSTPKAPTSKSTHAAVPVNTYKPKAPFLGTVLENYSLLKEGAIGRVNHITFDLAGGNPQLEYIEGQSIGIIPAGEDAKGKPHKIRLYSIASTRHGDNYAGNTVSLCVRQLQYEKDGTTIDGVCSTYLCDIKPGSKVKITGPVGKEMLLPEDEEANIIMLATGTGIAPMRAYLRRMFEPKEREKNGWNFQGNAWLFMGAPKTANLLYDSDFEWYKTNFPNNFRYTKAISREQKNSKGGRMYIQDRVLEHADEIFGMIENPKTHIYLCGLKGMEPGIDEAMTTAAAAKGIKWSELRPTLKKAGRWHVETY; from the coding sequence ATGGCTTACTCGCAAGCAACAGTAGTAATTGGCGGGCTACTACATGTACCAATCATTATTGGGGTTTTTTGGCTCTTTCAGAGTTACGTAGCCAAAAGGTCTGGTTCAGGCTCAACAACTAATGCTCGTCCGTCTACAAGCGCTGCAAAAGTCACAGCTTCTGGCTCAACCCCTAAAGCTCCTACAAGCAAATCAACTCACGCAGCAGTACCCGTTAATACCTACAAACCCAAGGCACCATTCTTAGGGACCGTTCTCGAGAATTACAGTCTCCTGAAAGAAGGTGCTATTGGAAGGGTTAACCACATCACCTTTGACCTGGCAGGAGGAAATCCTCAACTCGAATACATAGAAGGTCAGAGTATTGGAATAATTCCTGCTGGAGAAGACGCAAAAGGGAAGCCCCACAAAATTCGTCTTTATTCAATTGCAAGCACTCGTCATGGCGACAACTATGCAGGAAATACAGTTTCACTATGTGTTCGTCAGCTGCAATACGAGAAAGATGGAACAACTATCGATGGTGTTTGTTCAACCTACCTTTGTGACATAAAGCCAGGTTCAAAAGTCAAAATCACCGGTCCTGTTGGGAAGGAAATGCTTCTTCCGGAAGATGAGGAAGCAAACATCATCATGCTTGCGACAGGAACTGGTATAGCTCCTATGAGGGCATACCTTCGAAGAATGTTTGAGCCCAAAGAACGAGAAAAAAATGGCTGGAACTTTCAGGGCAATGCCTGGTTATTCATGGGCGCCCCAAAAACTGCCAACCTTCTCTATGACTCTGATTTCGAGTGGTACAAAACCAACTTCCCTAACAACTTCCGTTATACAAAGGCAATAAGTAGGGAGCAGAAGAACTCAAAAGGCGGACGGATGTACATCCAAGACAGAGTTCTGGAGCATGCTGATGAAATCTTTGGAATGATTGAGAATCCAAAAACACACATTTATCTCTGCGGATTGAAGGGAATGGAACCAGGGATCGACGAGGCTATGACTACTGCTGCTGCTGCCAAAGGGATCAAATGGTCCGAACTAAGACCAACACTCAAAAAGGCTGGCAGATGGCATGTAGAGACGTACTAG